The DNA window TCGCTGGTCCGCAGGCTGGCGGAAGACAAGGGCTGGAAGCTCGATCGCCCCGCGCTGTTCGACAATGAACGCCTGTTGATCGACGCCCTGATCGAACCGACGCGCATCTACGTGGCGAGCCTGCTGCCCGCGATCCGTGCAGGTCGGATCCACGCCCTTGCCCATATCACCGGCGGCGGCCTGCTCGAGAATATTCCGCGGGTCCTGCCCAAGGGACTGCATGCGACCGTCGACGCCGATAGCTGGGCCCAGCCCGGCCTGATCGCGTTTCTGCAAGCGCAGGGGAACATCGAACCGGCAGAGATGGCGCGCACCTTCAATTGCGGCGTCGGTATGGTGCTGGCGGTGGCCGAAAGAGAGGTCGAAGGGCTGACCGCCGATCTCGAATCTGCAGGCGAGACGGTGCTGCGAATCGGCTCAATTGGCGAAGGCGAGCGCGGCTGCACCGTGCGCGGCTCGCAGGCCACCTGGGCTGCACGCGAGGACTGGTCGGCGACGCACAATGCCTGACGCGACGCGTGCCCGCGCCAAGGTCGCGGTGCTACTGTCGGGGGCCGGAACCAATATGGCCGCGCTGCTCTATGCCAGCCGCCTGCCCGATGCGCCGTATGAGATCGTGCTCGTCGCCAGCAACGATCCCGATGCGGATGGCCTCGCCCTAGCCCGCGATGAAAATGTGCCAACCTTCGCTCTCTCCCACAAGGGCATGGACCGCCCGACGCACGAAGAGCGCATGGACGCCGCAATCCGCGAAAGCGGCGCCGAATATGTCGCGCTGGCGGGGTATATGCGCATTCTCGGCAGCGATTTCGTTGCGCGCTGGGAGTGCCGGATGCTCAACATCCACCCCTCGCTATTGCCGAAATACAAGGGCCTCGACACCCACGCCCGCGCGCTCGAAGCGGGCGATTCGCGCCATGGCTGCTCGGTGCACCTCGTCACGCCCGAGCTCGACGACGGTCCGGTCCTGGGCCAGCTCGACATCGCGATCCGCGCCGAAGACACGCCCGAAACCCTGGCCGCGCGGGTTAAGTTTGCCGAGCACCAGCTCTATCCGCGCATGTTGGGCGATCACGTGTCGCGTTGATGGAGATCCCAAGCAAAGGCTTTGGCGCATATTGCGGAACGCTGGGCGCCTAGCCGACCGTATCGACGCCTTCGGGATACCAGGTGAATTCAGCCCGCAGCCCGTCGGGATCCGGAATAAAGAGCGCTTTGGCGCCGCCCAAATCCTGGATCGGCTGAACATCCAGCCCGCCCTCGATCAGGGCCTGGCGCAAATCCTCGACCGCCTGGGCGCTGTCCATGGCAAAGCCCCAATGATTGAGCCCCGCACCGTAGCGTTCATAAGGAGCAGTCCCAACCTCCGCTTGCATGAACTGGAGCCAAAAGCCATCTCCGTCGGTCCAAATTCCCGGCTTGGGAGACGAGAATCCGATCATCGGCAAAAGCAGGTCGTAATGTCGCTCGCTCGCGGCGCGGTCCGTGTAGAGGATCGTCAGATGGTCGAGGCGCAGCTTGCTGCTCATCTTCGCGATATGGGAGAGCCCCCATACAAAACAAGCGGCGCTCCCGATGGGGAACGCCGCTTTTATTTGTCGCTGAAGCGGAAGTCTTCAGCCGACGATGTCTTCGCCGTTGGCTTTAGCCGACAATCTCATCATCGCTGAAGAAGAACGCGATTTCGGTTGCGGCGTTTTCGTCGCTGTCCGAGCCGTGCACGGAGTTGGCTTCGATCGATTCGGCATAGGTCTTGCGGATCGTGCCTTCATCGGCATCGGCCGGGTTGGTCGCGCCCATGATGTCGCGGTTGCGCTTCACGGCGTCTTCGCCTTCGAGCACCTGCACGACCACCGGGCCGGAGATCATGAAGTCGACCAGTTCGCCGTAGAACGGACGCTCGGCGTGGACTTCGTAGAACTTCTTTGCCTGCTCTTCGCTCATGAGGATGCGCTTGGAGGCGACGACGCGCAGGCCGGCTTCTTCCAGCATCTTGGTGACCGCGCCGGTCAGGTTGCGGCGCGTCGCGTCGGGCTTGATGATCGAAAAGGTGCGGGTAACCGCCATGGGTAATTCCTTGGAATGTCAGAAGGGAGGGGTCTCTCGCGCGCGCCCCTAGCGCCCGCATGCGCGCGAGGCAAGATGCGTCGGCTTCGGCGGAGGCTTCTGCGATCGGCGCGCGCCGCCACCGAAAGATCCGCTCAGCCCCCTCTCCCCACGGTCAGCGAGGCCTCGGTGCCTTCCTCTACAGCGCGGGCGTTAATCGAGAATATCGCATCGTCGCGCGTCTGCCCGGTAAGCATCCGCCCCGTTTCGACCTTAAGATCCATCTTGATCCCAAAGCCCGCCGCTTCGGCCTGTCTGCGATAGAAGGCGACGATCTCTTCGGCCGAATCATCGCTTTCGAACGTGATGATCTGTCCCGACTGCGGCCCGCCGCCCATCGTGATGTCGCTGGTGACCGTTGCGCCAGGATAGGGTGAGAAGCCCTGGGGCCACTTGGCATCGTTGCCGCCGCGCTTGGCGATCTTGATCGATTCGCCATCCTTGCTGGTGATGCGGACCTGCTCGCCATCGCCGCTGTCGTCGATCACGACGTCGCTTTCGGGCGTGGTCACGGTGGTGGTATCGTCCTCGGAACCGCCGCACGCTGCAAGCAAGCCGAAGAGGGCGGTGACGGCAATGGCGCGCATGGGCGAATCTCCTTCGAGCGCCGTCTAGCAAATTACGGGCCCTGCCGCCATTTGCCGCCTTCCTGCTTCCAGAAGAACCCCTCGACATCGTCGCGCGCGGACGTTTCGCGCCAGACATTGCGCGCATCATCGCGGTGATCATCGTCGAACAAGAAGAAAATGCGCGCGAAATCATTGCTATCGCGCCATTGGCCATCGGCGATCAAAAGCAGTTTCGCGTCGTTGGCGGCAGAGAGATCGCCGCCGATAAGAAGAGGCTGCCGCTCGGCATGCGGGGTGCCCTCCTCGCCATGCGCGAGGAAGCCGTCCTGCCCCCACAATGCATCCGAAAGCGCGGTGCGCTGCGCCGCATCGGCGGAGACCACCAGCATGCGTTCGCCCGCCGCAAGTGCTTTCGCAGCCAGCGGCGGGACGATCCGTTCGGCAGGCACCTGCCCGAGGACGTAGAAATCGACGCGCATCGCCATCCTCTATCGGGCGCGTCGCACGCTCAGCTTTCCAGCGTATCGCGTACGAAGCGGTCGATCAGGCGCACGCCGTATCCGGTCGCGCCCTTGTCGTAGGTAGCGCCCGGCTTGTCGCTCCACACCATGCCGGCGATGTCGCAATGCGCCCACGGCGTGTCGTCGAGGATGAAGCGCTGGAGGAACTGCGCCGCGGTGATCGAGCCGGCCACGCGCGGACCGATATTCTTCATGTCGGCGATCGGCGATTCGAGCAGCTTGTCGTACGCCGGCGACAGCGGGAAGCGCCACAGCTTGTCGCCGCTTTCCTTGCCGGCTGCGAGCAGCGCATCGGCGAGATCGTCATTGTTCGAGAACACGCCGGCATATTCGTGGCCGAGGGCGATGAGCATCGCGCCCGTGAGCGTGGCGAAGTCGACGATCTGTGCAGGTTTGTGCTCCGTCTGCACCCAGTGCAGCGCATCGGCCAGCACCAGACGCCCTTCGGCATCGGTGTTGAGCACTTCGATCGTCTGGCCCGACATCGAGGTCACGATATCGCCGGGGCGCTGGGCCGCGGCATCGGGCATGTTCTCGACAAGGCCGCACACGCCGACGATGTTGGCCTTAGCCTTGCGCTTTGCCAACGCCAGCATCGCACCGGCGACGGCCCCTGCGCCGCCCATGTCCCATTTCATGTCTTCCATGCCGGGTCCGGGCTTCAGCGAAATGCCGCCGGTGTCGAAGGTGACGCCCTTGCCCACGAACGCAGTCGGCGCGTCGCCTGCCTCACCGCCATTCCAGACGACGCACAGCAGGCGCGGATCGCGAACAGAGCCCTGCGCAACGCCCAGCAGCGAACCCATGCCGAGATCGGTCATCTGCTGCTTGTCGAGCACGGTGATTTCGAGGCCGGTGCCAGCGTAGGTTTCGCGGCAGATGTCGACGAAGCTCTCGGGGTAAAGCGTGTTGGCCGGTTCGGCGATCAGGTGCTTGGTGAACTCGATCCCTTCGGCCAGCGCCGCTTCGGTTTCCCAGGCTTCAGACGTTCCGGCGGGCGCGCCAATGACTTCGATCGTCTCGATCGTGCGCTTCTGCTCGTCCTTCAGCTTGGTCTTGAAGCGCTCGTGACGCCAGTTGCGCAGCTTCATGCCGAGCAGCAGCGCGGCGGCGTCTTCGGCGTTCAGATCGCTGTCCGACAGGTCGAGCGCGATCGTGCTTTCACCGCTGGTCCAGTACTTCGCCACGGCCGCACCGCCGGCCTTTTCCAGATCTGCGGCCTTCTTGTCCTCGCCCAAACCGACCAGCGCGAGTCGGCCACCGTCGTGGAAAATCTCGAGCACTTGCCCGGCCTTGCCGGTGAAGCGGGCGCGTTCGGCATTGTCGCGCGCGACCGGCGGCATCGATGCGGGAAGATCGTTCTTGGAAACGGGCACGACGCGCAGCGCATCGGCGCTTCCGGCGTTATCGACGAAACGGATGTTCATGGGCTCTCCACAGCGTAATGAGGGTGTCGGCACGAGGTTCTTGCGACCCCGGCAAAGTGCGGATTGCGATTAGGCGCGGGCGGTGCGATAGGCAAGCCATGGTCCGGCCGGGTAGCCCAGCACGAATGTTCGGACGTCATGCGCGCCTGCTGGGCGGCGTGGCGCTTCTCGTGCTGTGCCCGCAGGTCGCGCTGGCCCAATCGGGCGATGCACCCGGCGTCGAATCGGCCCAGGACAAGGCTCACGATCGCGACGCCACCGACGATCCCGTGGCGACCGGCGCCCAGACACAGGACGGCATTCCCTCCCTCGATACGCAGCCTGCGGAACGGACACCCGTCACCGCGATCCCCGATCCCGGCGAAGGCCGAATCGGATTCGAAGCCAGTACGGTCGAATACGATGCCGACACCGCCACCGTGACGGCCACCGGCGATGTCGTGCTGCGCCAGGGCGAACGCTCGGTGCGCGCCGATACTGTTCGCTGGAACGAGGGTACCGGCGAGATCGTCGCCGAAGGCAATGTCCGCATTATCGATGGCGACGGCAACCAGTTGCTGACCGACCGCGTCGAACTGACCGATCAACTCGATGCCGGGGCGATGGACGACCTGCTGCTGGTGCTGGCCGAAGGCGGACGCCTTGCCGCCGTCGAAGCCGCGCGCGGGGTGGAGGGCGATATCGAGCTCACCCGCGCTGCCTACTCGGCTTGTTCGGTGCAGAAAGCCGATGGGTGCAGCAAGAAGCCCAGCTGGCGCATCACTGCCGAACGCGTGGTCTTCGACGAAAGCGAGCGCGAGCTGCACTTCAAAGGGGCCTATCTCGAACTGTTCGGCGCGCGGCTAGTCCCGCTTCCCGGCCTGACCGTCACGACCGACGGACGCGCGATCTCCGGTGTGCTGGTGCCCGATGTGCGCTTCTCCGAAAGCAACGGGATCGAGATCAGCGACAGCTACTATCTCCGGCTCGACGATAATCGCGACCTGCTTCTGTCAGGTTACGTGTTCACCGAAGCGCCGCCGATGGTGTCCGGCCAATACCGCCACCTGACAGATCTGGGGGCGTTTCAGGCAACCGCTTACGCGACCTATTCCGAACGCCAGCCCCTTGGCGGCAATCCGGCGCCGCCGGGCGACCGTTTCCGGGGTTATCTGTTCACCAACGGCAAGTTCCAGTTCGACGAGAACTGGTCGCTTTCGCATTCGACGCGGATCGCATCGGACCGCACCTTCCTGCGCCGTTACGACATCAGCCGCGAGGACCGGCTGCGGTCGAACATCAACGCAGAATATATCAGCGAGAATACCTATCTGACGATCGCCGGGTGGGCGACGCAGACCTTGCGCGCAGGTCAGGATCAGGGGCAGATTCCGATCGCGCTGCCGGCGATCGACTTTCGGACCCGGATGGTCGACCCGATCGCCGAGGGGCAAGTGACGCTCCAGCTCAATTCGCTCAATATCGTGCGGGTCGATGGACAGGATACGCGCCGCGCCTTTGCCAAGGCGCAGTGGGACTGGCGCCGGATTACATCGATGGGTCAGGAAGTCACGCTGACCGCCCTACTGCGCGGCGATGTGTACCATTCGCAAGACAACGCGGACACCGTCACCGCGCTCTATCGCGGCCTCGAAGGTTGGCAAACGCGCGGGATCGCGACCGCGGCGGTCGACGTGAAATGGCCGTTTGTCGCGCCATTTCTCGGCGGCACACAAGTCCTGTCGCCCCGGGTTCAGCTCGTCGCCAGCCCGCAATTGCGCAATCTCGCCATTCCCAACGAGGATAGCCGCGCGATCGACCTGGAAACCAGCAACCTATTCGCCCTTAACCGCTTCCCCGGTTACGACCGGGTCGAGGATGGCGTGCGGGTCAATTATGGATTCGACTGGCGCGCCGAATTCCCCGGATGGCGCATCTTCGCCACCTTGGGTCAGTCCTATCGCCTGAGCGACGAAGAAGCGATCCTACCCGATGGCACCGGGCTTTCCGGCAATGTCTCCGATTTCGTCGGGCGGACGGAGCTGCGCTACAGCGACTTCGTCAAGCTGACCCACCGCTTCCGGCTCGACAAGGACAATCTGGCGGTTCGGCGAAACGAGTTCGATGCCACGATCGGATCGTCCAAGACCTATGCCGAGATTGGGTATCTGCGGCTCGACCGGAATGTCGATTTGTCGATCGAGGATCTGCGCGACCGCGAGGAACTGCGACTCGCCGGGCGCGTCGCCTTTGCCGATTACTGGTCGGTGTTCGGGTCGATGGTCGCCAATCTGACCAATCGCGACGAAGACCCGACTCTCCAGTCCGACGGTTTCGACCTGCTCCGCTCGCGGCTCGGCTTGGCCTATCGCGACGATTGCCTCGAGCTCGGCATCACCTGGCGTCGCGACTATGTATCGACCGGCGACGCGGTGCGCGGCAACACCTTCATTTTCGGCATCAAGCTGCTGGGTCTCGGTATCAACTGAGCAGGTGCGCCGCTCGATTGAAGTGCGCAGGCAAACGCGCTATCCGGCTTTCACGTGGCTCAGCAGCGGTTAATCCGCCGCCGTGCATCCCTTGGGGCAATGATCCGACAGGTACCTTCTGTTTCCGTCGGACAGATCCTGCAGCAATTGACGGTTTCAATATTGGTATGATGAAGCAACGCACTCTTCGTCCCCTTATCCGCGCAGCGGCGCTCGGGGCACTGACCCCCTTGGCAGCGATGGCCGCAACGGTCTCTGCTGCCCACGCGCAAGACGCTACGCTCGGCGGGCTCGACATTCCCGACAATCCGACCCTGATGGGGGAGAACCCCGATTTGCGCCTCGCTTCCGCGAAAGTCGGCGGTGCCGTAATAACGGGCACGGATATCGATCGTCGCCTGGCGCTCGAACTGCTCGGCCGCGAAGGCGAAGTTCCGCCTGAGGAAATGGCACAGGTGCGCGTGGCAATCCGCAATCGCCTGATCGATGAATGGATCCAGATCCAGAAGGCCGTCGAAGACGATATGGCGGTCGAGGACGCGCAAGTGATCCAGATGTTCAATCGCGCCGCGCAGCAGAACTTCGGACAGAAACCCGAAGAGATGGACGCGTTTCTTCGCCAGTACGGAACGACCGCAGAAACCCTGCTATTCAAGATACGTGCCGAACTGGCCTGGCAGCGACTCCAATCCCGCTACGTCGCGCCGTTTGTGAACGTTTCCGAAGAGGAAGTGCGCGAAATCATTGCGCGACAGGAGGCCGCGAAGGGTCAGGAAGAATTTTTCTACGGTGAAATCGCGCTTTCGAGCACGCCGGAAACACGCGACCAAGTCTATCAGACGGCAATGCAGATCGTCGAGGCGATCAAGCAAGGCGCCGATTTCCGCGCCATCGCCGCGCGCCGATCGCAAATTTCCACCGCTGCAAAGGGCGGCGATTCGGGTTGGCTGCGCGCGGACCGTCTCGATCCTGCCATCGCCGAAACCGTGCGTTCGATGCAAGTCGGCCAATTGGTCGGCCCGGTCGAAATGCCCGGAGGCTTCTCGATCATTCTTCTGCGTGACAAACGGCGGGTGCTGACCACGGACCCGCGCGACGCAGTCCTCAGCTTGGCACAAATCTCGGCGCCGATTCCTCCTGGATTGAATGAAGAGACCTTTCCCGCCTTCCAGGAGCGTTATGTCGGGGCCATCCGCTCGATCCGCGGATGTGGCGACCTCGATCGCGGTGCCAGCGAATACGGACTGACTGTCGTGCGCAACCAGGAGGTTCCCGCGCGGAATCTGCCGGGCCAGCTGCAGGGCGAACTGCTTTCTCTCTCGCTGGGCCAGACCACGCGCCCCTTCCCGGCCGGCGACAGTTCGATCAGCGTGCTTATGCTGTGCGGTCGCGACGATCCGCAGGTCGCGGCTTCGCCCGATTTCGAGCAGGTTCTCACGTCGCTCGAAGATGAGCGGATTGGCAAGCGAGCTCAGGCTTTCCTGCGCGATTTGCGCCGCGACGCGATTGTGACTTACGGCTCGAGCACCGACGTCACCGGCGGCTGACGCCGTGCCATCGTCCGCCCCGCTGGCGCTGACGCTTGGCGATCCGGCGGGGATCGGCCCCGAACTCGCGCTTTCGGCATGGCTTCGGCGGAAAAGCGAGCGTATTTCGCCATTCGTCGTGTGCGGCGGACGTCGCGTGCTCGGGGAAGCCGCGGCGCATCTCGGGCTCGACATCGAAACCGCTTCGGTCACTGACCTCGCAGATGTGCCAGCGCGGTTTGAAAACGCCCTGCCCGTGCTCGATGGCGCCGACGCGCGCTATTCGCCAGGCGATCCGGACGATGAAGGCGCAAAGGCGGCACGGGCATCGCTCGAACAGGGCACCGTGCTCGCTCGCGATGGACGAGCCGCAGCCGTAGTCACCGGACCGGTCTCGAAGGCTAGGCTCGCCTCTACCGGCTTCGCATTTCCGGGGCAGACCGAATTCCTCGCCGATGCCGCCGGGCTTGCGCCAGATGCCGTCGCAATGATGATCGCCGGACCTTCCCTGCGCACCGTCCCGCTGACGATCCACGTTGCGCTGGCAGATGTCCCCGAAACGCTCTCGACCGAGCTGATCGTCTCGCGCGCGCGCATTGTCGCAGCGGCGCTGCAGCGCGATTTCGGGCTGTCGGAACCGCGCCTTGCGATCGCTGCGCTCAATCCGCATGCCGGGGAGAACGGCGCGTTCGGTGATGAGGAAGCCCGCATTATAGCCCCGGCGATCGCGCAGCTCGAAGCGGAGGGATTGCTCGTTTCCGGCCCTCACCCGGCCGATGCGCTGTTCGCTCCGCGCGCTCGTGCGACTTACGATGCGGCGCTGTGCATGTATCACGATCAGGCGCTGGTCCCGGTTAAGGCGCTCGATTTCGATCAGGGCGTGAACGTGACGTTGGGACTGCCCTTCATTCGCACTGCACCCGATCATGGCACTGCGTTCGCGATTGCAGGAAAAGGACTGGCCGATCCGGGGGCGACGATCGCCGCGCTCAAATTGGCGGGCGAGATGGCGGCACGGCGCAGATGACCTCATTGCCCCCCTTGCGCGAGGTGATCGCACGGCACGGATTGTCGGCCAGCAAGGCGCTGGGCCAGAACTTCTTGTTCGACGAGCAATTGCTCGATCGCATTGCCGCTATTCCGGGCAACCTTGATGGTCGGCCGGTACTCGAAATCGGGCCCGGTCCCGGCGGGCTGACCCGCGCTTTGCTGCGTGCCGGAGCAATGGTCACGGCGATCGAGCGCGACCCGCGATGTTTGCCCGCACTTGCGGATCTGTCCGAAGCATTTCCCGGCCAGCTCGAACTCATCGAAGGCGACGCGCTGGCGATCGACCAGGCCTCTCTGTTCGACACACCTTTCGCGGTCGTCGCCAACCTGCCCTACAATGTCGGCACCGCTCTGCTGGTCGACTGGCTCTCCTCCGATCGCTGGCCGCCCGCTTGGTCGTCGCTGACCCTCATGTTCCAGCGCGAGGTTGCAGAGCGCATCGTCGCCAAACCGGGCAGCGGCACTTTCGGGCGCCTCGCCGTGCTTTCGCAGTGGCGATCAAGCGCTTCATTGGCGATGAAAGTGCATCGTAGCGCTTTCACGCCTCCCCCCAAGGTGATGAGCGCGATCGTGCATATCGAACCCGGCGACATGCCCGAAGGCGTGCGCCCAGCCATGCTGTCGCGCGTGACCGAGGCCGCGTTCGGACAGCGCCGCAAAATGCTGCGTCAGTCGCTCAAGCCGGTGCCCGGCGCGATTGCCGCGCTCGAGGCACTGGGAATTGATCCGACCAAGAGGGCCGAAACCCTTGCGATCGACGAATTCGTCGCACTGGCCCGAGTGCTCTCGTGATCGGCGGGAAAATCGCTATATTGGCGGTCATGCGCGCGCCGTCAGACATTACCCTGCCCTCCGCCGGCGATTTCTTGCTTTCGCAACCCTTGCTCGCGCTCGCGCTGGTTTCGATCCTGCTGGTGGTAGGCGGAAACCTGTTCGGCCTGGCATCCAGGCGCGGCGGGGCAGCCGTGCGGACCGTCGGCCATCTCGGCATCGCCGCCGCGCTGGTCCTGACGATCGTCAACGCCGCCCGGCTCAATCCCGATCTCGACCTCGCCATGCCCCAGCTCGGCATGCCCGAACAGGTGGTCGAAGGCGGCGAGACACGCATTCCCCTGTCGCGCGACGGACACTTCTGGGTGACGGGCAACGTCAATGGCACGCAGGTGCGTTTTCTGATCGACACCGGGGCGACTCTCACCGCATTGTCATCCGACGCGGCGGCCAATGGCGGTGTCGAGCCGATCCCTTACCGACAGCCGGTCATCATGCGCACCGCAAACGGCAATGCGCCTGCCCAGCTCGCCTCGATCGACAGGTTGCAGGCCGGCAGCGTGATCGCGCACGATCTCGATGCGGTGGTCTCTCCCGCTATCGGCGACGTCAATGTATTGGGAATGAACTTCCTCTCGCGACTCGACAGCTGGCGCGTGGAAGACAACGTGCTGATTCTGGTCCCGAACCCTACGGAAACGGCCCCTTAAGCTCCGCTTCAGCTTGGTTTCTCTATACCTTATCTCGCAGTTGCAACATGAGATCGGTCACGGCATAGTGTCCTCTCGCGCTGATGCTGCGACCGCACCTTGCCCTCAAAGGTGCAACATAATCGTTTCGCCCGAGCCTACGTGCCACTGCGGCATGTGGGTAAAGGCAAAGTCTCGTATTCACGAAGGGTTCCTACATGAATTTCACCAAACTGGCCGCCGCCGTCGCACTCGCCACCGTCGCCATGCCCGGCGTCGCTATCGCTCAGGAAGCGCCCCCGCAGGCTGCTGTTGAAGCCGGCATGACGGTCTATGGCAATGACGGCATAGAAATCGGCACGATCGAGAGCGTCGAAAACGACGTCGCCGTTCTCGTTGTCGACGGCATGAAGGCTCCGATCCCCGCCAACGTTGTGTCCGAAGGTGAAAAGGGTCCCACCATCAACGCCACCAAGGCGCAGATCGTCGGCATGATCCAGCAGCAGCGCCAGCAGGCTGCCGCCGCTCGCGACCAGGCCCTGATCGTCGGTGCCCCGGTGGTTACCGTTAAGGGTGAAGCGATCGGCCCGGTCGAGAGCATCAATGGTGACAAGATCGTGCTCAAGCACGGCGAAGGTTTTGTCGCCCTGATGCGCGACCAGTTCGCTGTCGCCAATGGTCAGCTCGTCGCGCTCGTCGCAATGGCCGACGTGACCGCAGCCGTGGCCGCGAACACCGGTGCCACGACCGACGAGGCCGAAGGCACGATGTAATCGGATACCAGCCTTGCTGGACGGAACCGGGCCGGAGGAGCGATCCTCCGGCCCTTTTCTTTTAGTCGAAGCGATTGTCGCGTGGGAAACCCTGCGGCGGCAGGCGACCGGCAGCCCCGCGCGCGACCTTCCATTGCCAGATATCGGTCTCGGTCCGCGTGCGGCCGGTATCGCCGCCCATCGGCCAGCTGAGGCCTTCATCGAGCGTGAACGTGGTCGCATCCGACAGGCCACCATCGCGATAGCGCTGGAGCATAACGCCCTGCCCGCGCGCTAGATCGGGCAGTTCCTCCAGGTTGAACACCACCAGCTTGCGATTGTCGCCGACCACCGCGACGTGATCGTGCGCCTTGTCGATCGGGCGGATCACGACCAGCTTCGCATCGCCCTTGAGATTGACGACCTGCTTGCCCTTGCGCGTTTCGGCGAGGATATCCTCGGTCTTTGCGCCGAACCCCTTGCCGGTATCGGCGGCGAGCAGCAGCCGCTGCCCCTCGTGATGGACGACCAGCGCCACGATCTGCGCTTTGGCCTCGATATCGAGTGTGTTGCGCAGCGGCTCGCCAAATCCGCGCGCGCCGGGCAGCTTGTCTGCCCCGATGGTGTAGAATCGGCCATTGTCCGCAGCGAGCAACAGCTTGTCGGTGGTCTGCGCATGAAGCACGAAGGCCGGGCCGTCGCCTTCCTTGTACTTGAAGTCCTGATCCAGCGGCAAGTGCCCCTTGGCCCCGCGAATCCAGCCCTTCTGCGACAGGATTACCGTTACCGGCTCTTTCTCGATCATCGCATCCATGCTGAATTCGGTCGCCGCTTCGGGCTGGGCGATCAGCGTGCGCCGCGCACCCAATGCCGTGTCGAGGCCGTATTCTTTCTGCAGCGCCTTGAGATCGCGCTTCAGCCGCGTGCGCTGACGCGCGGGAGAGCCGAGCAGTTTCTCCAGCTCGTCCTGTTCGGCCAGAAGATCATCCTTCTCCTGCCGCAGCTGCATTTCCTCGAGCTTGCGCAAGGATCGCAGACGCATGTTGAGGATCGCTTCGGCCTGCCGGTCGGTCAGCTTGAACTCGGCCATCATCACGGCCTTTGGCTCGTCCTCGTAGCGGATGATCTCTATCACCCGGTCGAGATTGAGGAAGGCGATGATATAGCCGTCGACCAGTTCGAGCCGCGCCGCGATCTGATCGAGTCGGTGCTGGCTGCGACGCTGAAGGATCTCGATCTGGCTGCGAACCCAGTTTTCGAGCAATTCCTTCAGTCCCATCACCATGGGGGTGCGGGTCGCGTCGAGAACGTTCATGTTGACGCCGAACCGCGTCTCCAGGTCGGTGAGCTTGTACAGCCCCTCCTTGAGCAGTTCCGGGTCGACGTTCCGGCTCTTGGGCACCAGTACGATACGGACCTGCTCGTCGCTTTCGTCGCGCACATCTTCCAGGATCGGCAGCTTCCGG is part of the Alteriqipengyuania halimionae genome and encodes:
- the pdxA gene encoding 4-hydroxythreonine-4-phosphate dehydrogenase PdxA; this encodes MPSSAPLALTLGDPAGIGPELALSAWLRRKSERISPFVVCGGRRVLGEAAAHLGLDIETASVTDLADVPARFENALPVLDGADARYSPGDPDDEGAKAARASLEQGTVLARDGRAAAVVTGPVSKARLASTGFAFPGQTEFLADAAGLAPDAVAMMIAGPSLRTVPLTIHVALADVPETLSTELIVSRARIVAAALQRDFGLSEPRLAIAALNPHAGENGAFGDEEARIIAPAIAQLEAEGLLVSGPHPADALFAPRARATYDAALCMYHDQALVPVKALDFDQGVNVTLGLPFIRTAPDHGTAFAIAGKGLADPGATIAALKLAGEMAARRR
- the rsmA gene encoding 16S rRNA (adenine(1518)-N(6)/adenine(1519)-N(6))-dimethyltransferase RsmA, producing MTSLPPLREVIARHGLSASKALGQNFLFDEQLLDRIAAIPGNLDGRPVLEIGPGPGGLTRALLRAGAMVTAIERDPRCLPALADLSEAFPGQLELIEGDALAIDQASLFDTPFAVVANLPYNVGTALLVDWLSSDRWPPAWSSLTLMFQREVAERIVAKPGSGTFGRLAVLSQWRSSASLAMKVHRSAFTPPPKVMSAIVHIEPGDMPEGVRPAMLSRVTEAAFGQRRKMLRQSLKPVPGAIAALEALGIDPTKRAETLAIDEFVALARVLS
- a CDS encoding retropepsin-like aspartic protease family protein, which encodes MRAPSDITLPSAGDFLLSQPLLALALVSILLVVGGNLFGLASRRGGAAVRTVGHLGIAAALVLTIVNAARLNPDLDLAMPQLGMPEQVVEGGETRIPLSRDGHFWVTGNVNGTQVRFLIDTGATLTALSSDAAANGGVEPIPYRQPVIMRTANGNAPAQLASIDRLQAGSVIAHDLDAVVSPAIGDVNVLGMNFLSRLDSWRVEDNVLILVPNPTETAP
- a CDS encoding PRC-barrel domain-containing protein — encoded protein: MNFTKLAAAVALATVAMPGVAIAQEAPPQAAVEAGMTVYGNDGIEIGTIESVENDVAVLVVDGMKAPIPANVVSEGEKGPTINATKAQIVGMIQQQRQQAAAARDQALIVGAPVVTVKGEAIGPVESINGDKIVLKHGEGFVALMRDQFAVANGQLVALVAMADVTAAVAANTGATTDEAEGTM
- the parC gene encoding DNA topoisomerase IV subunit A, whose amino-acid sequence is MTESDPFDAIVDAPFDSALSERYLVYALSTITARSLPDLRDGLKPVHRRLLWAMRQLRLNPEGAFKKSARVVGDVIGKYHPHGDASVYDAMVRLAQDFALRYPLVEGQGNFGNIDGDNAAAYRYTEARLTKTAMRLMAGLDEGTVEFIPTYNGEEQEPEIFPGLFPNLLANGASGIAVGMATNIPSHNVAEVIDATLELIDNPHVEHARLMELMPGPDLATGGVLAESAETISHAYETGRGSLRVRGRFYAAEAERSEDRDAGIERLGGGQYQLVISEVPYQVAKGKLIEQIAQAIADRKLPILEDVRDESDEQVRIVLVPKSRNVDPELLKEGLYKLTDLETRFGVNMNVLDATRTPMVMGLKELLENWVRSQIEILQRRSQHRLDQIAARLELVDGYIIAFLNLDRVIEIIRYEDEPKAVMMAEFKLTDRQAEAILNMRLRSLRKLEEMQLRQEKDDLLAEQDELEKLLGSPARQRTRLKRDLKALQKEYGLDTALGARRTLIAQPEAATEFSMDAMIEKEPVTVILSQKGWIRGAKGHLPLDQDFKYKEGDGPAFVLHAQTTDKLLLAADNGRFYTIGADKLPGARGFGEPLRNTLDIEAKAQIVALVVHHEGQRLLLAADTGKGFGAKTEDILAETRKGKQVVNLKGDAKLVVIRPIDKAHDHVAVVGDNRKLVVFNLEELPDLARGQGVMLQRYRDGGLSDATTFTLDEGLSWPMGGDTGRTRTETDIWQWKVARGAAGRLPPQGFPRDNRFD